The nucleotide sequence GAGGTTGGCCAGTTTAATGACATAGGGTAGGGTTACATTGGTCAGGGCCATGGTTGAGGTATGTGGCACTGCTCCTGGCATATTGGCCACACAGTAATGTACAACATCATCTATAATATATATGGGGTCTTCGTGCGTGGTAGGTTTCGTGGTCTCGACACAACCTCCTTGGTCTACGGCCACATCGACAATAACCGTTCCTGGGCGCATTTCCTTTAGCATGTCCTTGGTAATCAAGTTGGGGGCTTTCGCTCCTTTTAGCAATACACCGCCAATAATCAGGTCGTGGGTCTTGATATGCTTTCTGATATTGAATTCGTTCGAGAATTCGGTGACCACATGAGGGGGCATTACATCGTTGACGTAACGCAAACGCTTCATGTTGATATCCAAGATAGTGACGTGGGCGCCAAGTCCCGCCGCCATTTTTGCGGCCTGAATACCGACTATTCCTGCACCGAGGACCAGTACCCTGCCTGGGGCTACACCGGGTACACCACCTAAAAGAACGCCTCTTCCCTTTACGGGCTTCTCCAAGTATTTGGCCCC is from Zobellia galactanivorans and encodes:
- the ald gene encoding alanine dehydrogenase, whose amino-acid sequence is MKIGIPKEIKNNESRVGMTPAGVYELTKYGHTVYIQSTAGEGSGFFDNDYKKAGALILDTIGQVYGISEMIVKVKEPTEVEYALVQPQQIVFTYFHFASSEALTEAMIKSKSICIAYETVEDDEGTLPLLTPMSEVAGRMAIQQGAKYLEKPVKGRGVLLGGVPGVAPGRVLVLGAGIVGIQAAKMAAGLGAHVTILDINMKRLRYVNDVMPPHVVTEFSNEFNIRKHIKTHDLIIGGVLLKGAKAPNLITKDMLKEMRPGTVIVDVAVDQGGCVETTKPTTHEDPIYIIDDVVHYCVANMPGAVPHTSTMALTNVTLPYVIKLANLGWQKATEKDACLQKGLNIVEGEIVYDEIKEAFQI